Within the Corvus hawaiiensis isolate bCorHaw1 chromosome 8, bCorHaw1.pri.cur, whole genome shotgun sequence genome, the region AGCTGTTCTTGTGTATCCTTCCAGGGCTCCCTGGCCTATGTCCCCCAGCAGGCCTGGATCCAGAACGCCACGCTGAAAGACAACATCCTTTTCGGGTCAGAACTGGATGAAGCCAAGTATCAGCAGGTCCTCAAGGCCTGCGCCCTCCTTCCAGACCTGGAATTGCTGCCTGCAGGTGACCAGACAGAGATTGGAGAGAAGGTACCAGCCCTGGGCACTATGGGTTTCTGATAGCACCTGCAGCAGAGGTCAGAGCTGTtgccctgtgccagccacaTGTTCAGGGAGGGCCTTTCCCTTCCAGGGGATCAACCTGAGCGGGGGCCAGAAGCAGCGGGTCAGCCTGGCCCGGGCGGTGTACAGCAACGCAGACATCTATATCCTGGATGATCCTCTGTCTGCCGTGGATGCCCACGTGGGCAAGTACCTCTTTGAGCACGTGCTGGGGCCAAAAGGGCTGCTGCAAAAGAAGGTGAGCACCCATCCCCTGCAACCTACCACCCAGCCAGGCAGGAGTGGCACTGGCATGGTGTTAACGATCCAAGGAAGTCTGAGGTTGCTTGCTTGGGACAGAGAGAAATCCTGTAGCTTTCatgtgaggctgcagcaggcaggagaggccTCATGAGTCCCCAGAGAGGTACCCTGTGTCCTCATAGCCAGGCATTGATAAGCAGAGAAGTCCCCAAGTAGGAAATGGAGAGCCTGCAGACCCATGGCTGGGGATGAGGGGTGCTCTGATGATCACTACCCTGCAACCCCTTTGTTGCAGACACGGATCTTGGTGACGCACAGTATCGGTTTCCTGCCCCAGGTCGATAACATtgtggtgctggcagcaggagcagtgtcTGAGCATGGCTCCTACAGCACCCTACTTGCAAAGAAGGGGGCCTTTGCCCAGTTCCTGAACTTGTATGGCAACCAGGAGGAGGATGTGCCAGAGGAAAATACCACAGGTATTGGGAACACAGTGGGGCTGTGGCAGTTAGAGGGGCTGTGCATGTATATTGGAGATGAGAAGATCTGATCTGTCAGCCTGACCAGGCCCTATCCAGCCCAGGCACCAATGGTGCCTGCTGTGACTCCTTCTCAGCTTCTGGCAATCAGCAACACAAGGACTTCCTGACTAAGGTTTGCATTCAGGCATTATGTTGGACATCCAGCACAGGACCTGTTTAAGTTTTTTACTCCCTTTTTAGTTCATTTATTATGTATCCCAAAAACTCATGTGGCAACAGGCTCCATATTTTTGTGATGCTGGGGTCAGAAAGATCCTTTGGTTTGTTCTAAACTTCCCACTGGAAAAAATTTCATCTTTATCATACTCCCCAGTGCTATGGGGAGGAGTGGTGCCAGGTCAGGGGGATGCTCACTCTGTCAGGGCTCAGCTGAATtgtccagctgcagcctgaCTATTCCCAGTATGTCTTCACAGGACCCATCTTCACCTGCTCAAAGAGACATTTCTGAGCTGGAGTGATATGACCTACCAGATCTTGTACCTACTAAACTAGCACAAATGTTTGCTTGAGGTCTGGCCAGTGGTGCTGGGATAAGTCAGCAGCAGGGATTGCCTCCATGCAGGCTGTTAGCCCTATGTCCCCTGTCAGTTCTCCCTCCTGCACAATgtatttcttcctcctcctgctgtgctggtcTTGCAGCAAGGCTGGAGAGGGTGTGATATGTGGTGGTAGGACACAGCCTAGGCCGAGGGTGTGGCGTGGAGCTGAGCGGAGCAGAGGTGTGGTGCATGGGATGTGCTGTATGCTCTTTCCTCAGTGCCTGACCCTaccttcccccatccctgtgctTGTAGCTGTTGCTTTAGCTGGGGATGAAGAGGAGGCTGATGAAGGTGTCGATCCTTGCATGGAGGAGGGCTCTGGTGATGTGGTGACCATGACCCTGAAGCGAGAGGCCAGCATCCATCGGAGAAAATTGAGTCGCAGGTGGGACACGACCTGAGCTCTCAGCTCTTTCCCCTGGCACATGCACTGCTCCCTCGGAGACAGGGATCTGGGGGCTTCCTGGGGAGTTTCTGCTAGgagcctccctccctgcccctgctcctacCGCAAGCCACTCTGGGTCAGGAGCACCTGATTTTGCCTTTACTCACACTAGTGTGCCACAGCCTTACTCTGCTGTCTTCCCTGAAACTCGTGCTGCTGGCTAGTTCTGCTTTTGGGAATGAGGCTATAATTTTATGTCTGTACATGCCTAGTGCTTCCACAAGGCTCACTCAAAGCTGCCCGAGTTAGGACATTGTTTTCCAGAGGACTCCACCACCGGAGACCCAGTGCAGCATAGAGATGGACCCCCAGGAGATTAGGAGTGATCCAAGACCTTGTGACTAATGGTACTCATCACCTCCCTGCAGCCTTAGTAGAAAGAGCACCAGTTCCCGGAAGAAGGCCCAGGAGGAGCCCTCAAAGAAGCTGAAGGGACAACAACTGATTGAGAAAGAAGCTGTGGAAACCGGCAGGGTgaggaggatggagggatgaAGCATTGTGCTGCTCTGGCTAAGTGCTGCCAGACCCTGACTGTGGCTCAGGGAAGCTGGTGTGGGCTGGCTGTGGCCCCTCCACAGCCAAGAGACACGAAGGAGACAGAGCTGCCTGGGACTGGTGGGCGGGGTGGTGGAGGGGAGcgctgtgggcagcagggtggaGTCCCAAGGCTGTGCTGGGTGTCATTGCCTGCGCTCTGATGGGCTCAGCTGTCCACAGGTGAAGTTCTCTATGTACCTGCGGTACCTGCGTGCTGTTGGCttgtgcttttccttctggattgTCATGGGCTACGTTGGACAATACGTTGCCTATGTGGGGACCAACCTGTGGCTCAGTGCCTGGACTGACGACGCGCAGCACTACGTGAACCAGACCTACCCCACGCAGCAGCGGGACCTGCGGATCGGTGTCTTTGGGGCACTGGGGGTGTCACAAGGTGAGGGCGGGAGGACAGCGGTTCCCACTCGCCTCATCTGTGTGCTCCAGGAGGGATATGACTTGCAAggcctgcagccagcagtgcagCAAGGAGCAGGGGACCCAGCACTGTGTTCATTtgcctgctgccttccttctggCTCCTGGCTGAATTGATGACACATGCTAGTCTGAAAGCAGCATAAATTGCCCCAAGTCTGTGTTGCCCCCTTAGCTTTAAGATCATTTTCCTTAATCAGATTGGACATAGTGCTAGGGCCCAAGGCTTTCCAGTAAGGTTAGTGTTcctcccctgtgctgggacGCAGCTGCTGTGGCTTCCCAAGAAGGTGGGATGCGCGATTATCCCAGTGGCTCACTGCAGACGTGTCTGTTTGGTGTGTCCATCCAGCCAAAGGGTGCCAGGGGCCAGTGTCACACACGAGCTGGTGACAGCCTcgtgctctccctgcagctctctTCCTGCTCTTCGCAACCATGCTGTCTGCCCAGGGCGCCATGCGAGCCTCCCGCgtcatgcaccagcagctgctcagcaacATCCTGCGCGTGCCCATGAGCTTCTTCGACACCACCCCGACCGGCCGCATCGTCAACAGGTTTGCCAAGGTAAGAGAACACCCCCAACATGCAGAAGGTGTTCGTTCCAGCAGGTCTGGAGAGCACTGGGTAGTGGCATAACCCTGCTCTTGTTGAGCACTGCACAGCTAAGCCCAGGTAAGGGCCAGGAAGGGACCAGGAGGGCATGGTGGATGCAAGGCTGACTGTGAGGCAAACCACATCCTGGGCTATACTAGAAAGACAGTGTGGCGAATCACAGGAAGTTGTTACCTCCTCTGCCCAGTGATAAGGAGGTCACACCTGAATACTGTGTCCTgtttggggtcacctgggcaAGAAAGATCTGGAGAGACAGAAGAGGGTCCGTAGTAGATTACTAAGAGAGGTAAGAGCCTAGAGCTCATGTCCCATGATGTGAAGTCCTTCTGGTTATAGACTTCCAGCAAAATCTATAGTCTTTTCCATGTAAGTGAAGGTcatgaaacaaagagaaaatgagaaaggagggaaaatacaAAAAGGTAATTTCAAGTGTGCTGCTACTCCACTTCTTCCTTTGGTGCTGTCTCTTGATTTTTGGGAACAAAAATTTCTCTTCAAATAAAGGCTATGGGCCTGCTGGGTTTACTCTGAGTTGTGAGAGTATGTGGTGCCCAGCTAGGAGATGGATGGACCAGATGGAGACCTGGGTGCACCTGCATGGACCTGGAGTTTGCCCTGTCCCTCTCTTTGCTTCAATTAGTGCTCCTGCATCCTTGGTCCTGATGAAGATGCAGTTCTTAAAGCTGGTCTGTGTAACAGGAGAGTATTACAGGAAGTTTCTCTGTTAACTCAGCTGTTCCCAAGCTAAGAACTGTGGCCCTAAATGATGTTGTGACCATAACACTGATTCAGGGTCATCCAATATTTTTACAAGTGTCTGGCACTGTGTTACCATACGAGTGTGTAGGAACCTTGTATGTATGGGGCCTTTGAAGGCTTCTCATTCTCTCTGGGGTCACTGACTGCTTCTCTATACCTTTTGATATGCTCCAGGATATCTTCACAGTGGATGAGACCATTCCCATGTCCTTCCGCACCTGGCTCTCCTGTTTCATGGCCATCATTAGCACACTGATCATGATCTGCCTGGCCACTCCATTCTTCGCTGTCGTTATCGTTCCCTTGAGTGTCTTCTACTATTTTGTGCTGGTGAGTAACTGGGCCTTGAGTGAAGCTTCTGCCCTGCTGAGAGCAGTATCTTTGTGGCTGCTGGGCTTTGTGTTGGTAACCAAGCTGTGTCCCTCGTTTCAGCGCTTCTATATCTCCACGTCACGCCAGCTAAGGCGTCTGGACTCTGTCACCAGGTCTCCCATCTACTCTCACTTTGGTGAGACAGTGTCAGGCCTTTCCGTGATCAGGGCCTATGGACACCAAGAACGGTTCCTGAAGCACAATGAGACCACCATGGACATAAATCAGAAAAGTGTTTATTCCTGGATAATATCAAATAGGTGAATTTTACCCCTTATGCTacagcacagcctgcagcacctctgcccaGGGGCTTCTGGGTCCTGAGGGAGGTCCTTGAGATGCTGCAGTCCTCCCTCTTGATCTCAGCATTGAGGGTCTGTGTAGGTACTGGGGGAGTTTAGGATAGGGGCACCATCTGTGGCAATGGGACATTTTAGGGTGATTTTTTTATGCCCCCCTACAAAGTGTCCAGAGGCCAGGCAGGGTGAGTTGTGCAGTCAAGGGCTGAGATGCTCTTGGTGAGTTCTGTGAAGAAGGTGATCCTCCAGGCCCAGTGGGAGTGTGATGTGGGCACTTTCTGATTTTGAATCTTACTGGTAAATGATTTGGGTGTGTGAGGGTTGTATGGTTGGGGCTCTTCTGATACATGGCATTACCAGTACAAGAGGTTATGTGTGAGACATGGACTGACATAAATGAACCTGCTTGCAGAATTGGCCACAAACGACCTGCTGTGTACATGAACCAACGTGTGCTGTGTGTAGAGCACTGGGCTCATGGCTGGGtgtggggatgctgctgcagtgctgctgttactgctggGCTCTGTGTTGGGCACAGGCAGATGCCTCCCTGCCTCTCTCACTGTCCTTCACCTGTCTTCTCCTGGTGCAGGTGGCTGGCCATCCGTCTGGAGTTCGTGGGGAGCCTGGTGGTGTTCTTCTCTGCACTTCTAGCAGTGATTGCAAAGGGCACTTTGGAGGGTGGCATCGTGGGTCTTTCTGTCTCCTCCGCTCTCAATGTGAGTGAATGAAAGCATTTTGTCCTTCCAGGACAGGGTTGTCtctgggagctctgggctggtggcAGGATGCTGCCCTGACACCAGCTGTGATCCATGGAAATGGGATTATCTGGGGTGTCCCACCAGCTAGGGAGTGGCTATAGAGCCAGGGAAGCACATATCCATCCCAGTGTGAGTGGGATGCTTGCTGCTATGAGGAGGAATATGGCCCTGCTGTGGATCAGAGATGGTGCAGTAAAGGTTCTGAAGGGCTGGAGAGAGGTGGGCTGTCTCTTGGCAGTGGAGCATTAGGAAGCAGGCCACGGATGCTCGTGCCCAGGATGAGTCCCTGAGTCTCAGTCCTGGGCTGAGGTGGGAGGTGGTTGTTCCTAGGGGCCACTGAGCTTTGGATCCTTTGATTCTGCCATGCAGGTGACCCAGACACTGAATTGGCTGGTGCGGACATCTTCGGAGCTGGAGACCAACATTGTGGCTGTGGAGCGGGTCCATGAGTACATGAAGGTGCAGAATGAGGTGAGGAAACCAGGGTCCAGGCAACCATCAGCTGCACAGCTTGGTGCTAGGCAGCATCACAGAGTGAGCCTCCCTAATGCTCCTGTGCCCTCCCCCAGGCTCCATGGGTGACAAAAAAGCGTCCACCACGTGGCTGGCCCAGCAAAGGCGAGATCCAGTTCATTGACTACCAAGTTCGCTACCGACCTGAACTGGACCTGGTTCTTCAGGGGATCTCCTGTAATATTGAGAGCACTGAGAAGGTGCCTCTGCCCTCACTACACTCTTTATAGAGACTCTGTTAaagctgtttcttcttcttggCTTCAGTCTGTGCACTGGGGTGGGATGGTGATGGGATGTGGCTCCTGGGGACTTGAGCTGCAGAAAAGGAACCAAAGCAGACAATCTGGGTGATGGTAAGGGCAGGAAGGCCCACCAGACCAAGATGGAGACcatctgctctgttttctaCAGCCCTGTCAGCTGGTCTAAAAAGCTGCTTCCACAGGTTGGGGTTGTGGGCCGGACCGGGGCTGGAAAATCCTCCCTCACCAACTGCCTGTTCCgggtgctggaggcagctggagggAAGATCATCATCGATGAAGTGGACATAGCAACAATTGGCCTCCACGACCTGCGCAAGAACCTCACCATCATTCCCCAGGTGAGCTGATCCCCACCTCTCCACATCCCACCGCTGCATGGCCCCCCGCAGTCAGTGCATGGCCTCAGTgcatccctgggtgctgtggaCGTGCCAAAGGCCTGTGAGCAGGCTGTCACCACAtcccctgccagctgcaggcagtgctgtgggcaggatGTGGCCACACTTGGAGGCCTGGAGCCATTGCCCCTGCTGAATGGCTGTGGTGGGGCTGAACACggtgctgtccctggcaggACCCTGTGCTCTTTACTGGAACCTTGCGGATGAACCTGGACCCCTTTGACCAGTACTCGGACGAGGAGGTCTGGAAGGCCCTGGAGCTGGCTCATCTGAAGACATATGTGCAAGGCCTTCCCGAGGGGCTGCTGCATCTCGTGAGCGAGGGAGGGGAGAACCTGAGGTGAGCAGAGATGCAGGCTCAGCTCCCCTCCCTTCTCTTGGTCCCAGGGTCCAGCCTGGAACAGCAGCCTCCAGTGAAGTGGCTGTCCAGGGATGATGCACAGAAGCTTCTGGGAAGTGAAGATGGAAGAAAACGGCCGAGGAGTCTTAGGGAGCTAGTGTGAGCCAACCCTTCTGTGGTGGCCCAGAAAGCAAGATTCTGAGGGATGTGGTGCTCAGGGTGGCAGACGGTCAGcggggaaaggacagggacggTGTTGGGGTCGGAGCAGTGAGAGGTAGTAGGCTTGCAGAAGCTCTGCTAGTGTCGGTCTAGTAACTCGTGCTCTTCATCTCATCCCAGTgttgggcagaggcagctggtgTGCCTGGCTCGGGCCCTTCTCCGCAAAGCCAAGATCCTCATCCTGGATGAAGCAACAGCAGCCGTAGATCTGGAAACTGATCATTTAATCCAGACAACAATCCGGAGAGAGTTTGCTGACTGCACTGTCCTTACTATCGCCCACCGCCTCCACACCATCATGGACAGCAACAGGTACCACGGGACAGTACTGTGGGGCAAAGGGAATGGGGATCTGAACTCCTAGGATGGGGTGaggggtggacagcagcagaagcaagaaTGCAGCCAGAGGGCCAGGGGTGGATGCAGTGCCTGAGGCAGTAATACACCGTGGTGAAGAGAACAGAAGCAGAGGACAGATGCCCATGCAGTAGTTATGCCTTTGtggaagaaacattttctgggATCCTTCTTTACAGCAACAGACCATAGAGGCATCTGCTATTGACACCTCATGTGTGTGACCCcgccagcacagggaggagggCTGTGCCCTCATTGCTGCTGAGAGGAGAACCACATAAAGTGGTTTAGGAGGGGTGAGGCTGCAGCGCTATCCACTCGGATCCTGGGACTTCATGCCTTCTTGTTCCCTTCTGCCAGGGTGAtggtgctgcaggctgggcagaTTGTGGAATTTGACAGTCCTGAGGCGTTGCTCATGAAGCAGGGCATCTTCTCCGCGATGGCGAAGGACGCCGGCATCGCCATTACAGAAACCACCGCCCTGTAGGCGGAGCGCCGCAGGGGCCGGGGGTGTgaggcagctcctcctgtgccaCTCGCCCAGTGGGCACCGGTGTCTCCAAGCTGCCCAGGAATTTGCCTCTCTGCAGcggggaagcagagagggaggctTCTCTGGTTGTCCAGGGACAGAGCATCTGGACTCGAGTGAGCTTTTAACCTTGCTACCGCATCCTGCCTGCTGTGCACaaaagggtctggagctgcatAATATACTCCAGGATAGAGGGGAAAAGCTATCTGCCAGGCAGGGAGAACATGACCTCCATTAGGGGTGGCATTAGTTTTTGTACTTCACCATGCCAGGTGACCCTACCTTAGAGATGCTTTTGCACTATGGAATGAAATTTACAGTTTAATCTAAGAATGAATGttgtaatttatttactttttgtaACTTTGTTGTCTTCTAACTAAAAGGCTGATGTCAAGGCATGTTAAGTAAGCCCCGGTTTAGCTTTAAGCCTGGCTAGTGCTTGGGTGGGGAGAGCTGCCAACAGAGGTTACACAGAGCTGGGCAGTCCAAATTCAGTGGCACAGCTCTACTCAGCCAAGAACACTATTCTCTAGCAAAACCAGGGCCGCCTGCCTGCGGCTACTGCTCCCTTTGATTGTAGTGCAAACAAATGAGCCCTCCCTGAGGCTATCACAACCACTTGTGGGGCAGATTTTGGGCTGTGGCTCCAGACTGCAAACCTGATTGTGGTGGAGACAAGCTAGAGAGCAACCAGCACACCTCTGTGCTACAGCCAGGCACACACAAAGTATGGTGGTTACTGTTGACAAACCCTTGACTTGTTCTTGGGCCTGACCTCAGCTGTTGGCATGCAGAGAGCAGGTGCCCACTTAGAGCAGGGCAAACACTCACCCCCACCAAGCCCCTactgccctgcagccccagctgaggGGCTTCTCCCAGCTGGGGGAAGAGGGCAGTGCAACCACTTCATCTTAATAAAGAAGGTTCCTCTGAGGGTTTCCTCatgcctgagctgcagctggcacaaaCACCAAGGCAGCAGAATGCTGGACCCCACCGAAAGGGAAATGTTTTTCCTGGCCCTGTAGGTTCTGGATGCAGTCTGTGGTCTTTGCTCCCCGCACTTGCCAGACActcctcccagctctcccaatACTTGCAAAGGCACCTTCTATACACAAGGGTAAATCTTTATTTACAGAGCAGCAGTACAGAGGATACAAACATTACCCCATGAAGGGAACTTCTTCCCTTCAGGACATGGCAGCAGCCGTATCACACACCAACCCAGCAAAAGGCACCACACACCCTTCCCAGGGATGGTCCTGCCATTCCAGAATGTCAGCACCCTCTCCCATGCTGTGCAGGAAAGCACAGGTGAGGCAATTCTGGTCAGACACCCCAAGAAACAGGCTGAAGGATAGCttctgccctgccccagcccagagcagccaggtGGGGCATGCCAGTGCATAGATGGGTCCTGGGCACAACTAATACCTTGCCTTGCTGACAAAGGTATGGTGTTCTGGGCTTCTGGCTCACCTGAAAGATGAGAACCTGATGGCTGCTGGCATCAGCAGATCTTGGAAAGGCCAAGCCCCTGGGAGAAGGCACCTGCTGCGGGCTTTGTTGTGAGGGTTTCAGAGGCCATACCCATCCCAGGCCTGGAGCTCAACTACTCCCAGCAACCCTCAGAGCTGCTTCCCCAGGCAATGTGTAAATGTCCCACCCCCAGTCCTGCAGAGACAGGTGAGACTAGGCTcctgctgcacagggagcaCATTCACAGGGTCTGAGCTGCTTTTAGTACTACTTGACTAAAGACAACCTCCAAAAACTCAGCAATAGCCTTCCACAATTTAaatccacagcagctcctcagccttAGTCAAGCCTTACCCTCCTGGGCAGGCCCCAGCCCTAAGCTTtgctcccctgctcctggctggacaCAGGATGTCAAACACACCTCAGGGGTGAACTCACCCCTGCCCTCATAGaagctgcctgctcctgcctacCCGGCCAGCCcacccttcttccctcccctgaAGGGGTAATGGCAGACAGTGTCTTGGGGCCCAGAAGCACTGCACAGCTGTAAGAGGCATAGCCTCAGGGTGAGcagtgggggctgcagggctgcccagCCTCCCCCAGGCCCCTAGCAGTCTCAGCAGGAACAAGGCATGGGGTGCAGGCTCTGTCTGCTGTCTCACGTGTACTCTGTCTTCCGGATGTAACTTGAGGGCACATAgccctgcttcccatgggccTCGGCCAGCCACCACTCCTGATTGCCTGTGATGTCCTCAAACTGCAGGATCCTCAGTCTCTGGTTAGCTGACACACTCAGCTCGTTGGTGTTTCGGCCTTTGAAGGTGTAGAGAGCGTAGTAGACCTGCCAGACAAGGGGAGAGCATCAGTTGGATAGTCACACCACACAGCCTCATTCTGACACTGCATAGGATGTGTGGGCTTTTGTCCTTCTTCCCAAACAGTGACAGCCCTGGCCCCATCCTGGCCTCTGCCCACTCCCATTTGCAGCCTAGTTCTGTCTCATACTCCACCTCCTACATCTTTCCTGTCACTGCCGGGGAGGAGGATGATTCAGTCCCCAGCCAAACTAAGCAGTTAGCCCTTGGCATCCCCAGCCCCATGAGGGTGGCTGAAGACTCACCTGGTTGCCCTCTGACTCGCTGTTCTCCAGCCCAGAGTCTCTGTCCTCCATCGAGGGTGTGGGCCTGAGATGTGCTTTGGTGGGGTGCCTGTTGcgagagctggggctgcagcccgGCTCAAGGCGGCTGTAGCGGCGCTGAGACGTCACTGTCCCAGCCAGTGGGGCTGTCCTGTCACCAGAGCCAAGCTGGGGCAGAGAGGGGGAGTCCACCTCcagtgggggctgtggggactgGTACACATCTGCTGGTGAGGCAGAGTCCTGGAGGGGTTTCTGAGTGAAGGTGACAGCCGCCCCACTGGGGCTGAAGGTCAGGGTGGCGTTGCTTTGGGGAGAGCAGCTGCCGTGCTCCGACTCGTTGGAAGAGTGGCTGCCCACGGAGATGTCTGACTGGCTGCGGCGGGGGTTGTAGGGCTTCAGAAAGGAGCTGTACACGAAGCCCTTCGTCActgcagagagggagaggaagggagctcagactggggcacagggagacCAGAGGAGGGGACTCACAGCAGGCACCAAGGGCAGGGAACAGCCACCTACCCCCATTGTCTATGAGCCAGCGATTCTGGCTGCCCATGGGGTCCTTCTTCTTGATGACGCCCACAATGTCTCCTTCCAACAGGGAGACATCCAGGTCTTGGGCAGCAT harbors:
- the ABCC2 gene encoding ATP-binding cassette sub-family C member 2 isoform X2; its protein translation is MSAALEKFCGSIFWNDSYLARPDADLPVCFQQTVLVWVPLGFFWVLAPWQLLPMCKSRAKKSSVTILYVIKQVLATLLMLTAVAELALAFVEDAEQDVVPAVQYTNPSLYIATWIMVLLIHDARRFCLCRDSGVLFCFWILSLLCGILPFQSLVRKALQEPISDLPRFILFFISYGLQLLLFLVSNFSDVAPETKEIGKKNPEVTASILSSITFEWYSSMVLKGYRKPLEIEDVWELKDKDKTKALYTAFEKNMKTAMRKAQAELEKRKRKKRRQGSDPDHVNSMSKAQSQDILVLEEKQPKKKKKKKMGDNKDAGPPKDYARGWLMKTLAKTFRQNLLLAVAFKVVHDALVFVSPQLLKLLIAFVSDEDSFAWQGYLYAILLFLTALIQSLCLQQHFSLCFQLGINVRASLIAAIYKKALTMSGATRKESTVGETVNLMSADAQRFMDMANFVHQLWSSPLQIILSIVFLWGELGPSVLAGIATMVLLIPINAFLVAKAKTIQILKLFAWEPSFEKRVNDIRAHELKNLVNFGYLQSVSIFVFTCAPFLVSLASFAVYVLVDENNILDAQKAFTAISLFNVLRFPMAMLPMVLSSLVQTNVSTARLERYLSGEDLDTSAIHHNPIAGSAVRFSEATFAWEQDGDAAIRDVTLDVTPGSLVAVVGAVGSGKSSLVSAMLGEMENIKGHINIQGSLAYVPQQAWIQNATLKDNILFGSELDEAKYQQVLKACALLPDLELLPAGDQTEIGEKGINLSGGQKQRVSLARAVYSNADIYILDDPLSAVDAHVGKYLFEHVLGPKGLLQKKTRILVTHSIGFLPQVDNIVVLAAGAVSEHGSYSTLLAKKGAFAQFLNLYGNQEEDVPEENTTAVALAGDEEEADEGVDPCMEEGSGDVVTMTLKREASIHRRKLSRSLSRKSTSSRKKAQEEPSKKLKGQQLIEKEAVETGRVKFSMYLRYLRAVGLCFSFWIVMGYVGQYVAYVGTNLWLSAWTDDAQHYVNQTYPTQQRDLRIGVFGALGVSQALFLLFATMLSAQGAMRASRVMHQQLLSNILRVPMSFFDTTPTGRIVNRFAKDIFTVDETIPMSFRTWLSCFMAIISTLIMICLATPFFAVVIVPLSVFYYFVLRFYISTSRQLRRLDSVTRSPIYSHFGETVSGLSVIRAYGHQERFLKHNETTMDINQKSVYSWIISNRWLAIRLEFVGSLVVFFSALLAVIAKGTLEGGIVGLSVSSALNVTQTLNWLVRTSSELETNIVAVERVHEYMKVQNEAPWVTKKRPPRGWPSKGEIQFIDYQVRYRPELDLVLQGISCNIESTEKVGVVGRTGAGKSSLTNCLFRVLEAAGGKIIIDEVDIATIGLHDLRKNLTIIPQDPVLFTGTLRMNLDPFDQYSDEEVWKALELAHLKTYVQGLPEGLLHLVSEGGENLSVGQRQLVCLARALLRKAKILILDEATAAVDLETDHLIQTTIRREFADCTVLTIAHRLHTIMDSNRVMVLQAGQIVEFDSPEALLMKQGIFSAMAKDAGIAITETTAL
- the ABCC2 gene encoding ATP-binding cassette sub-family C member 2 isoform X1, which translates into the protein MSAALEKFCGSIFWNDSYLARPDADLPVCFQQTVLVWVPLGFFWVLAPWQLLPMCKSRAKKSSVTILYVIKQVLATLLMLTAVAELALAFVEDAEQDVVPAVQYTNPSLYIATWIMVLLIHDARRFCLCRDSGVLFCFWILSLLCGILPFQSLVRKALQEPISDLPRFILFFISYGLQLLLFLVSNFSDVAPETKEIGKKNPEVTASILSSITFEWYSSMVLKGYRKPLEIEDVWELKDKDKTKALYTAFEKNMKTAMRKAQAELEKRKRKKRRQGSDPDHVNSMSKAQSQDILVLEEKQPKKKKKKKMGDNKDAGPPKDYARGWLMKTLAKTFRQNLLLAVAFKVVHDALVFVSPQLLKLLIAFVSDEDSFAWQGYLYAILLFLTALIQSLCLQQHFSLCFQLGINVRASLIAAIYKKALTMSGATRKESTVGETVNLMSADAQRFMDMANFVHQLWSSPLQIILSIVFLWGELGPSVLAGIATMVLLIPINAFLVAKAKTIQERNMKNKDERMKIITEILNGIKILKLFAWEPSFEKRVNDIRAHELKNLVNFGYLQSVSIFVFTCAPFLVSLASFAVYVLVDENNILDAQKAFTAISLFNVLRFPMAMLPMVLSSLVQTNVSTARLERYLSGEDLDTSAIHHNPIAGSAVRFSEATFAWEQDGDAAIRDVTLDVTPGSLVAVVGAVGSGKSSLVSAMLGEMENIKGHINIQGSLAYVPQQAWIQNATLKDNILFGSELDEAKYQQVLKACALLPDLELLPAGDQTEIGEKGINLSGGQKQRVSLARAVYSNADIYILDDPLSAVDAHVGKYLFEHVLGPKGLLQKKTRILVTHSIGFLPQVDNIVVLAAGAVSEHGSYSTLLAKKGAFAQFLNLYGNQEEDVPEENTTAVALAGDEEEADEGVDPCMEEGSGDVVTMTLKREASIHRRKLSRSLSRKSTSSRKKAQEEPSKKLKGQQLIEKEAVETGRVKFSMYLRYLRAVGLCFSFWIVMGYVGQYVAYVGTNLWLSAWTDDAQHYVNQTYPTQQRDLRIGVFGALGVSQALFLLFATMLSAQGAMRASRVMHQQLLSNILRVPMSFFDTTPTGRIVNRFAKDIFTVDETIPMSFRTWLSCFMAIISTLIMICLATPFFAVVIVPLSVFYYFVLRFYISTSRQLRRLDSVTRSPIYSHFGETVSGLSVIRAYGHQERFLKHNETTMDINQKSVYSWIISNRWLAIRLEFVGSLVVFFSALLAVIAKGTLEGGIVGLSVSSALNVTQTLNWLVRTSSELETNIVAVERVHEYMKVQNEAPWVTKKRPPRGWPSKGEIQFIDYQVRYRPELDLVLQGISCNIESTEKVGVVGRTGAGKSSLTNCLFRVLEAAGGKIIIDEVDIATIGLHDLRKNLTIIPQDPVLFTGTLRMNLDPFDQYSDEEVWKALELAHLKTYVQGLPEGLLHLVSEGGENLSVGQRQLVCLARALLRKAKILILDEATAAVDLETDHLIQTTIRREFADCTVLTIAHRLHTIMDSNRVMVLQAGQIVEFDSPEALLMKQGIFSAMAKDAGIAITETTAL